ATTTAACCTTGAGTATCTAACGCATCAGGAACCAGGAGGAAAAATACCCATGGGGACCCTATACATCGCCGGAGTCTTTGGAAATAGTGATTGATCTTGGCATATAATGTAATGGCTAAAGTGTTTGTCTCATGGAGAACTTTGCCGTGAAAACTGTAGCGCGCATCAACGAATTCTTGGAGGTggttattcagagagagagagagagagagagagagagagagagagagagaggcgggggcgGCAGTCAATTACTGTGACGCCCGACCTTGTGATCACCAGTATTAACACCAGTAACCCACATCCTCCCTCCTACGCTGcttacctctcccctcctccctttatccgcttatccttctcttccctgttatgtaatgcctcccttccctccacccatccCGTTACCCCTTCCTTtcatgcctccctccctctgtccagCTGTCCCTGCTTGCTCTAACTTCATCTTTACATCGCAGGTTATCTTTTCatgtcttcctctcccaccacttctcgccttcctccctttcttataTATCccttacccagagagagagagaaagagaaagagaaagagaggaaacatcacacacaaaataacataCATATTTAGCTTTTAggcgctgcacacacacacacacacatacctgttctcacctgtccttccttcatccaaCGGCACTTCAAATCCCTAattattctcttccttactgttttcctcttctctttttgccttctcttttcttccaaaatCGGCAAATTAtgtgtttcgtttttttctatcttccccCCCGACGCAAAATCCTCCCCAGTATCTGCTTTCCTCCAGGCGGCAGGATGAGCGGCACCACCAAGTTCGACGGTCTCCTGACGAGGCTCGGCACGGGACGATGGAACATGCTGTGCTTCGCCGCCGTCGGTTACTGTAAGTCAATTAGTCAGGGTATCAACACTCTACAACGTACtcggtcttctgcgccttcctcagtcacacccatcACAAGCATGTCTTCTCTCAGTACATCCCTTTAtcaatgatacaaagaaaacgatCAGCTTTTTGTGATAAACTTAACTATAAGAGGTTATGATATCCCGtttcattgtattattattgagagagagagagagagagagagagagagagagagagagagagagagagagagagagagacccttaaCACTACCACTGCTATGAGTCGATCTTTTTCATAATCATCTGCAACTTCTAAAAGACATTTTTCGTATTAGTCTCTTAAATTAATAGTTATGTGGCTTACCAAAGATTAAataaacctcttttttttttctttctgtttcttcttcatgtCCATCCAAacaaagcaaagcgtttcttaatacgagtctctctctctctctctctctctctctctctctctctctctctctctctctctctctccagggaaCATGCACCTCGCCTCCAACACTCTCTCGGGGGCGTACGTGGCGCCAGTCATGAAGCACACCTGCCGCCCGCCCTCCTCAGGCTACACCCTCATGACCACCACCGTCACTCCCGAAGGCGCCAACCAAACCACAGAGCAAGTATTTGCCTCCGTCAAtaacgtcaccaccactactaccatcgtGTCCCTCAGTCACCACTACTGCATttcctatcaccaccattgtcaTCCTGTTTGTTATCACGCCTGAATTTTAATGTTATCACTACTGTCACCATTCCGGCcatctgtcatcaccactgCACCCTCACTCATCATCCCTGCCGTCTCTGTGACCACTCCTGCCACCtctgtcatcaccactgcctTCTCTGTCACTACCCCTGCCTTCTCTAtcatcacctttccttctctgtcaccaccactacaccctcAGTCATCACCCGTGCCTTTTTCTGTTATCCCGACTTCCTTCTGTGCCATTACCACTGCCTCATATGTcgtcatcaccacaaccaccacctcccaccAGTCACCCAtccagtcatcaccatcattgttaCCTACACTAGTtcccccatcaccatcacaaccttcacttttcaccattaccaccaacacaatgaccctcccaccatcaccagcaccgtCACAACCTTTGCCACCCTCGCAGTGAGTCTTACACTCCCACCTCTCCGCCGCCCCACCAGAGACCACTGCCACTACCTGGTGAACAGCACTGAGGGAGGTGGGTTCGACGAGGTACCCTGCGACGCCTGGGATTACGACAACGCGACCTACATCTTCACCCTCACCTCCCAGGCAAGGCCACATGCTGACGGGGggacgagggaagggaggagtcagtcagtcagccagtcaggtCAGTCAGAGCACCGGGTACAGAGCACATTGCATATACAGGTACACGCTAGAAGTCGTCGTTGCGTTCCTCCTCCAGCAGTAAGAGGCTTAAGGGCAGGGTCGAGTCACCTGAGGGGCGGGAATGAGTCAGTCACGTTCATCTGTCCCGCAGTTCGACCTGGTGTGTTCCTCGGAGTACCTGCGCGCCACCTACCAGAGCCTGTACATGTTTGGCACGCTGTTTGGGGCACCCATCAACGGCCTCATCTCTGacaggtagtgtgtgtgtgtgtgtgtgtgtgtgtgtgtgtgtgtgtgtgtgtgtgtgagtgtgtgtgtggatgtgaggTGTGGGCGAGTGATGTTCTCGTGAAgtcataacattctctctctctctctctctctctctctctctctctctctctctctctctctctctctctctctctctctctctctctctctctctctctctctcaggtttggGCGAAAGTCAACCCTCACCCTGGGAGTCCTCACGTACTTCTCCCTGGCGATGGCGAGCTGTTGGCTGCCCACGTTGACCGCTGTGCTTGGGTTCCGCTTCCTGCTGGGATTCCTCCATCCCACCATAATGCAGACCGGCTACATCCTGGGTGAGTCTTGCCCCGCGCCGCCTCTCCTTCTTATGGCCAGGATCTAAAGAATTTTGTTCAGATTTTGATCACGGAGACTCCAGTTGTCCAATCATACTTTGACTGCTTTTGATCATagaaattattgttattttcatgtgaGAGGGGCTGTGGCCaaggggaaattaaaataaCACTGAAGGTCCCAGTTCCTCATGAAAACAGTTCAAAAGCAAGTTCAAAATTACACtgtgaagtgtcttgaaaactcccacTTGAAAGAGTTTGTCATCggcagaaggaaatacagaagcgggcagggagttccagtttatcagtgaaagggatgagacAGAATACTAGTCAGGTCTTGCATAACCGGGGACAATTATTCCTCTGACGACATTTCCATAGTTTGCTTTACGTTTGTGTCCCCACAGCGCTAGAGATGTGCGAGCCTCGGTACCGCTCAATGCTGGGAATCATGCTGTCGCTGCCATGGGCTCTGGGCACCATGGCGTGGGGCGGCGCCGCTTACCTCATCAGGGACTGGCGGTGGCTGCAGCTGGTCGTTAACATCCCCAGCCTATTCTTGTTCCCCGCATTGTGGTGAGCTCATTCACCGTCTTGCCTCTTACactagctcctcctccttctcttcttccgtcttctcttcttgttccttgcTTTGTGGTGAGTTCAATACACCATCTTGATTCTTACATtagtttcttctcctcctcctcctcctcctcctcctcctcctcctcctcctcctccttcctctcctcctcttcttccttctcctctctgtgTTCCTTGCTTTATTGTGAGCTCAACACATCATCATGCCTCTAACACtagtttctcctcttcattaaaATATCTCGGGTCCAACACACTCGTCAACCGCTGTAAAGAATGACTTTCTTAACACGCACCGTTCTACCCCCTCTTACTCGCATCTCCACCCCACCTATgatccatctctttcctctccatcctttctGAAATTGAGGTTGTCCTTCCGACGGCCGCAGGTTTCTGGACGAGTCTCCCCGCTGGCTCATCGTGCACGGGGAGTTCGACAAGGCGAAGGAGGTGCTGGCGCGGGCCAGCAAGTGGAACCGGGTCACGCTGCCGCCGCAAGACGAGCTGGACCACCTAATGTGTGTCATTCaacgggaggtgagagagagagagagagagagagagagagagagagagagagagagagagagagagagagagagagagagagagatcagacgcatacacacgcacatcaCACAATCGCTGTGTTACAAGCTACTCCATCTCATGTGtatcattcagagagagagagagagagagagagagagagagagagagagagagagagagagagagagagagagagagagagagagagagagagagagagagagagagagagagagagagagagagagagagagagagagagagagagagagagagagagagaaactctaCTCCCTCCTACAGGCAAGGGTCGGGCAGAAGGCGCAGCGTACCGAGGACCAAGCACAGGACGGTGACGGAGGCTACAAGAAGAAGGCTTGGAAAATTGTACTACGTCTCTTGATATTGTTCAGGTGTGTtatagtgaggagaggaggggagtgtaGACTGGAACAAGAAGTGTGTAGCGGAGGAGGAACGATTGTGAaaggataggaggaagaaggggaagggatgtGTTTGTTGAGTGAAGGGGACAAGACCAGGAATAAGCAAAGGAATATATTTGAAAGtacatggaggaggaaaaaaaaaagagtatgtgTGAGAGATAGccaaggagtgaatgaaaaaaagagtagtGAATATGAAAATAGTACAAGCACATATACGAAAGAAAAACTATTACATCATtatgggcaaaaatataaaataaaaagacaatagCTAACACAAATTCAAAAGGTACCACTTGATCTATATTTgttttcacctctccttccaATGCTTCAGGACGCCTCGCCTTCGCCTCATCACCATGGTACTGAGTGTCAAGTTCTTCCTGGTGTCCCTCATCTTCTATGGGATATCCCTCAATGCCGTCAACTACAGCGCCGACCCATTCCTCTACATGGTGCTGTCCGGGCTGGTGGAAGTGCCTGCCTACACTCTCACAGCGCCCATCGTGGCCAAGCTAGGCAGGAAGCTTCCCAGCATCGTCTACTACTTCGTGAGCGGGGCTGTCATTCTGGCGGTGGCTTTCATTCCTTCAGGTGGgtgctgaagagagagagagagagagagagagagagagagagagagagagagtgtgtgtgtgtgtgtttgatctgCGTGTACTCCTCGCTGCGCAGATAACcagtgggtggtgatggtgctggcgCTGACGGGTCGTATGTGCATCAGTGCGGCCTACCAGGTGTTGTACCTCTATAGCGTGGAGCTTCTCCCTACCGAGGTGCGTCTCCAGGGCCTGGGATCAGCCACCATCGTGTCCCGCGTGGGCTCCATGATCTCCCCCTTCGTCACGGAGCTGCTGGTGGGTCCTGCTTGGGGGCGGGGCGGCACTGGGGCTTAGTAGGTTGATTTACTCACTCGTTTTGTACGTATTCCACTTATATTTAATGTTACCTAGATTTGTATAGTTCTCCACGACATTGTGGATCTGCAAATGAGCCTAAAGGATGTTTGTTGGAGGGATGAGCAGGAGACGAGCTGAGGACGGGTATTAGGTATAGGAGATGGCAGCTCAGCAAGGCCAGCGGTATTGTTCTACGTAAGTTACGTTCACACTCCAACGAGCCGACTCCCGTCATACGAGTATGTCATCGCAAGCATCAGTACTGGGAATGATTGGATGATTTTCAGGTCATTAAGTGAGCGTATAAAGTTAGACAGGTCGTTTTCACGGAACCATCATTGCTGTATTACATTTCTGATAGTACAGTTATGTTATACCCTCGGAACTCACATATTTGCTGCTACTTAGTGATATATATGATTGTTTCCGTATGATTCTCGATATGTCTACCATTCATTTATACTCAAAGAACTCTTAAACAACCCTTGACTGCTTACATCCCTGCAGGGTCCTGTGTATCCCTCAGCACCGTCCATTCTTTTCGGAGTCGGGGCCTTCATTGCGTGTCTGGCAACTCTGCCCCTCTGGGAAACCCTTGGCCACACGCTGCCCGACACCATCACTGATCTGGAAGAGAGAGGCGGCCGTCGACAAAGGTAGgtttataaagagagagagagagagagagagagagagagagagagagattttataaCTCAGGAATGTACTGTTACCATTGGTTTCATGTTTTACTCTTGCCCCGCAGCCCGGCGGTGAAGGATGCACAGGAAGACGAGGAAACGGAGATGGCCAAGCTGCGTgcgtgagatgtgtgtgtgtgtgtgtgtgtgtgttttattacctATATCAATTTTGTAAAATGCCATTATCTAGTAGAACAcaatacatatgtatataataaggcagatagacaaataaatacatgaacaaataaatgattACATCTTATTTGCATCTGTTTACCATGGTTTCCAATGGTTTTCCAATATATTTCGAGGTGTTTCCAcatatgtagtgtgtgtgtgtgtgtgtgtgtgtgtgtgtgttgccctgtctttcgtTGTAGAGATGgtgatacagtgtgtgtgtgtgtgtgtgtgtgtgtgtgtgtgtgtgtgttcccctgtCTTTCCTTGTAGAGATGgtgatacagtgtgtgtgtgtgtgtgtgtgtgtgtgtgtgtgtgttacgctaTCATTTACTGTACAGAtgatgatgcagtgtgtgtgtggatgcctCATTTCTCCAAGatcatcctccctcctcttccctccccaacctgctcttctctccccctctccaagCCTGGGAACCCACTCCtacttacctctccttccttcctctcccatacgtgtgtgtgtgtgtgtgtgtgtgtgtgtgtgtgttgagatatTGCAATATATAACCGTACTCATAATCGAACCCaatcctgctgctactacaacaactactactactactactactactactactactactactactactactactactactactactactactactgctgctgctgctgctgctgctgctactgctgctaatgatgaagatgatgatgctactactactactaatactaatactaatactactactactaatactgatgCTGcagctactgctgctactactactactgttacaatTCACACCTTTCGGATGTGCGccttaccccccccccctctctctctctctctctctctctctctctctctctctctctctctctctctctctctctctctctctctctctctcagcatatatatatatatatatatatatatatatatatatatatatatatatatatatatatatatatatatatatatatatatatatatatatatatatacatgaacaaataaatgattACATCTTATTTGCATCTGTTTACCATGGTTTCCAATGTTTTTTCCAATATATTtcgaggtatatatatatatatatatatatatatatatatatatatatatatatatatatatatatatatatatatatatatatatatatacatatacatatatcgtatatatatatatatacaaaaaaaatccaataaaaaaaggccactgagatgccagtcccagaaaagggtccaaagcggtaggcaaaaattgaaggataagtgtcctgaatcctccctcttgaaggaattcaagtcataggaaggtggaaatacagaagcaggcagggagttctagggtttatcagagaaagggatgagtgattgagaacattggttaactcttgcattagagaggtggacagaatagggatgagagaaagaagaaagtcttgcgcagcgaggccgcgggaggaggggaggcatgctgttagcaagatcagaagagcagttagcatgaaaatagcgggagaagacagctagagatgcaacattgcggcgatgagagagaggctgaagacagtcagttagaggagaggagttgatgagacgaaaagcttttgattccaccctgtctacaaaagcggtatgagtggaaccctcccagatatgtgaagcatactccatacatggacggataaggcccttgtacagagttagcagggggaggggggagaaaaactgccggagatgtctcagaacacctaactttatagaagctgttttagctagagataagatgtgaagtttccagttcagattataagtgaaggacagaccgaggatgttcagtgtagaagagggggacagttgagtgccactgaagaagagtggatagttgtctggaaggttgtgtcgagttgataaatggaggaattgagtttttgaggcattgaacaatatcaagtttactctgccccaatcagaaatgtcaggaagatcagaagtcaggcgttctgtggcttccctgcgtgaaatgtttactttctaaagtgttggacgtctatgaaaagacgtggaaaagtgcaggatggtatcatcagcgtagggagctgaaaaggggctactgtcagttgcctcagacacctgtgtttcagtgaggaaaagaaaatgaggtttagaaaaggagatgtggtgttctacagattgaaaattagatctaagactgcgaatgttacagaggttaatgaagaaaaagttgaaggggggaTGGGTGTCAAGAgacttagggtcgttatcagagcagtctgacctggagacatttgtggtcccctccccagatgaggactccgaggctggtgtaggagtcgccatgataattttgattttttgagtgaaggctgtgttattaggtgcttgttgtcattattaggtagagttgtctttagagggtaggctgtgactggccccttgtgttgtgagacacaaagggaaacgttcagtgagatcacagctgggtttaatgataagttcacagcatcacctgatccagtgctttagacctcactgggagtaattatcgtttcgacaggtaatatatatatatatatatatatatatatatatatatatatatatatatatatatatatatatatatatatatatatatatatatatatatatatatatatatatatatatatatatatatatatatatatatatatatatatatatatatatatatatatatatatatatatatatatatatatatatatatatatatatatatatatatatatatatatatatatatatatatatatatatatatatatatatatatatatatatatatgagtagaCTGCTTCTGCAGCCTCCCACCCAGTGATGTCATCTGCTGCCACTTTCTTTGTCTGCAGCATAGTACCCCCTGTAGAAATCACAGGTGTAGCTAGAAATGTGTTTGAATGAACTGGCCGCTGGCTGGCGTCTGGCCGCTTGACCTCGCTGCCAGACGTAAGGCCAGCATCCCGCAGACGACACTTCCATCGCCGCCGGCGCCCAGCAGGTAGTCGCTGGCAGCTGGCTGTGGTGCGGCCGGTCATTCAGTCCAAGCCAAGCAGCAGCGGGTGTTGGTAGCGCGACGTGAACACTGTCAGGATGTCTAAGATTTCTTGTAAGTAATCTTCTAATCCTACAAATATCAATGAAACattttgtttattgatgtgAGGTGTCGGGAGGAGGGTGGGTGTGCAGACGTGGCAGTGCAGGAGAGGGAACGAGCACAGGAAGGGCTGAGAGCCAAcacaaggaaaggaagcagaGGGAAGGGGATGGGTGCGTGATACTGAAATGCAAGGAAAGGTGAGTCAGCATGTAATAATGCTGAGTCAATTTGATGAATTCCTTTCCCGTTGAGTAACTAAGCTGTATGAAAGGCCGGGACGTGAGGAaggagtatgtgtgtgtctgtgcgtgacATCCTGCTGGTATTGACGAGGGATGTGGCAAGGAAGAGAAACTTGCAAACGCCGGGAAGTGAAAAACGAAGACAGCTGACGCTTACTACATATTATAAGAGACGTTTttttaaatgaaggaagaaatttgAGCAGCCAAGACAACACACCCTGCTGATGGAAAGTGTTATTTATACTTCTGGCAGTTGTTTACGGTGTATAGATTCCACGCCTCAAGATTTATGACACCGCGCCTGTAACACTTAGTTTGGGGAAAATAAACTGCTCTCCCATGAATTAATGATAATTGTTGTGTCGGACCGTCGGTACTACCAGGACCTCCTGTCAGGAATACCCTGTGAAGATTATGGTTCTAAGTTAATGTTTGTATAACGACATTAATAACACTATTCATTTGTCATTTGTGATGAGTTACTGCTATAAAGGGTAGTCTAGGAAGTCGTAGGACACGGGCAACCAGTGAGCACAGCTGGTGGGGGGAGGAGTAACAGGAGAATCAGCTGAGCGCTGCCACTAAATAGTTTAAAGttcacaagtgtgtgtgtgtgtgtgtgtgtgtgtgtgtgtgtgtgtgacgcgtAATTTATTGaagcattccatcaccataatgCGCAAATCAAACCTGTAATTGTTTACAACAAACTCAGCTGAATATTGAAAGGATTGCATTGCATACAGAgttgccatgtgtgtgtgtgtgtgtgtgtgtgtgtgtgtgtgtaagaccttgaattaatgaacaagttCCATCTCCAAAGTATATAAAATTAAGTCTCATAATGGACGTGATTATGCTGAACATAATAACACCAGTgttactgattctctctctctctctctctctctctctctctctctctctctctctctctcagcaagtaTGTAAGCTGTCTAGGAGGCAATATAGGAATATACAGATATGGATGTACC
This genomic interval from Scylla paramamosain isolate STU-SP2022 chromosome 7, ASM3559412v1, whole genome shotgun sequence contains the following:
- the LOC135102395 gene encoding organic anion transporter 3-like isoform X1 translates to MSGTTKFDGLLTRLGTGRWNMLCFAAVGYWNMHLASNTLSGAYVAPVMKHTCRPPSSGYTLMTTTVTPEGANQTTEDHCHYLVNSTEGGGFDEVPCDAWDYDNATYIFTLTSQFDLVCSSEYLRATYQSLYMFGTLFGAPINGLISDRFGRKSTLTLGVLTYFSLAMASCWLPTLTAVLGFRFLLGFLHPTIMQTGYILALEMCEPRYRSMLGIMLSLPWALGTMAWGGAAYLIRDWRWLQLVVNIPSLFLFPALWFLDESPRWLIVHGEFDKAKEVLARASKWNRVTLPPQDELDHLMCVIQREARVGQKAQRTEDQAQDGDGGYKKKAWKIVLRLLILFRTPRLRLITMVLSVKFFLVSLIFYGISLNAVNYSADPFLYMVLSGLVEVPAYTLTAPIVAKLGRKLPSIVYYFVSGAVILAVAFIPSDNQWVVMVLALTGRMCISAAYQVLYLYSVELLPTEVRLQGLGSATIVSRVGSMISPFVTELLGPVYPSAPSILFGVGAFIACLATLPLWETLGHTLPDTITDLEERGGRRQSPAVKDAQEDEETEMAKLRA
- the LOC135102395 gene encoding organic anion transporter 3-like isoform X2; this translates as MLTGGRGKGGVSQSASQFDLVCSSEYLRATYQSLYMFGTLFGAPINGLISDRFGRKSTLTLGVLTYFSLAMASCWLPTLTAVLGFRFLLGFLHPTIMQTGYILALEMCEPRYRSMLGIMLSLPWALGTMAWGGAAYLIRDWRWLQLVVNIPSLFLFPALWFLDESPRWLIVHGEFDKAKEVLARASKWNRVTLPPQDELDHLMCVIQREARVGQKAQRTEDQAQDGDGGYKKKAWKIVLRLLILFRTPRLRLITMVLSVKFFLVSLIFYGISLNAVNYSADPFLYMVLSGLVEVPAYTLTAPIVAKLGRKLPSIVYYFVSGAVILAVAFIPSDNQWVVMVLALTGRMCISAAYQVLYLYSVELLPTEVRLQGLGSATIVSRVGSMISPFVTELLGPVYPSAPSILFGVGAFIACLATLPLWETLGHTLPDTITDLEERGGRRQSPAVKDAQEDEETEMAKLRA